A window of Anas acuta chromosome 5, bAnaAcu1.1, whole genome shotgun sequence genomic DNA:
AGCACACAActgcttttttctccccaagtCCCcggagaaaataaattcttttagcagcaggacacagaaagccaaaTTTCCACCGCAAAGACAGCTCAACTCGTTTGAAAGTGAAGGTAGAAAGAGCGGTTTCGTGTAGGTGGGGGAGGACGATTTCCTTCAAAACTCTCATTAGCTTGGCACATGCCAAACTGGGAGGAGAGAGCTGGGCTGTGATTCAGATCCTGACTCACAGCAACAGATCGGGAGAGCTCAGGGACACTTCTGCTGCACCGAGTGGGAGGATCGATTTATCTGAATCCTTGGCAGCCTGGCGAGCTGCTCCCCAGGCCTCATTTCGGCTGTGCTGGGAACtcagcatgcacacacacagactgcTGCAGggttttgtgctgctgcctgaaaCCGATGGGCTCCCAGAGGGATGGCATCAGGCACGCTGTTCTCCATCAGTGCCCCAAAAACAGCAAGAGCTGCACTATGCAGCACCAGGAGGGTCATGAGAGTGGGTGAAAAACAGCAGACACACGAGGAGAGGCCAGCACGCCGCTCACCTTCTcgtcctgctgctcctccagggcTGGGTCCTGGGACTCATGCAGCAGGACTCCTCCTGGGAGCATCTCCTTGCCGCCGCCAGCACCGCGATGTCCAGACTTGGGtttctgctgttgctttttcaCCGTACTTTCTTTCgtcttcccctttttcccttttttccccttctcctccttgttTGAGCCTGCAGACTGCGGTTGCACACGAGAGGTGGTTGGAGCCGGCGCCCTGAGTGCACCAAGGGGGGGCAGAGCTCCCCTCACTCACCCCCAGCAGCTTCATGATGAGCTCCCGGTCCTCCTCGTCCTGGTCCTTGTACTTctccttcatcttcttcattttactctggagaagaaaacacaacaattttAGAAACGACGACTTTTGCAGCGCTTTGTAGCCACCCAGAACCAGACGCTGACCCCACAAGCGTGCTCCTTTCAGGTCTCCCAAAGCTCTTTCAGAGCAATCCCTAGCAACTGAGTTTCACCAAGAGTCTGCAGCTCTCAGGCAGCCAGGGACCACACAGAGAAACCCAGAACTTCTCCCTGTGCGGGAGACGAGCCCACACTTCACGTGGTAACAGCTCAGCTTGGGGCaagtgctgctccctgcctacCTTCTGGCCCCGCTTGATGGGCTGAGGGGCTGGCACACCCTTGGTGGCGTTGGGAGCAGGGGGACGCTGCGGCTCCGgctccttctgcttctcctcGGGTGGCTCCATGTTCTCAGAGtcattctgctgctttttcttcttcatttctctaAGGAGAACAAGGACAAGAGCACCCCGGGGTGACGGCGCCTCGCTGagcccccttcctcctcccagctcctgctctcccacCAGTGCTGGTGAGTCAGCCGGAGCAGGCTGCTCTCCACGGGGGGAACCCACACTTGGAGAAGAACATTTCACAGCCTCCTCCTCAGAGATGGCAGCAACGCCAAGCTGAAAAGCTTCCCTCTTGTTCAGGCTCTCCGTAGGGAGGCTttagctgctggagcaggaaccCCCACATGCAAACAGTCATCTCCAAAGCTTCCCACCCCCCCCGGCTGCTGGCTGACCACTGACAGCTCTGACAGCTGCGGGTTTCCAGGTTTCCTGGTGACAAAGACCAGGCTGACCCCACATCCCACTCACAGGGAGGAGGAAACGAGGAGGAGGCGTTCACCTCACCCCAAACACTGAGGCTCTCACCTCCTCTCCTTGGCAGAGAGATGCCTTCGCCCCTGGGACTTGCTGTCACTCTAAGAAGGGAAACACAGTTAGAGCCTACCAcgtccagcagcagctgatgctTTTGCCACACGCCTGGACTGAGGCCTTACCAAGCTGGGTTCTTCCTCTTTGGGGACAATTTTCTGCAGGGATCTGTGGGGAGATCAAAACGGAGCTGGTCAGTGGATGAGGAGCAGCTCAACCCTGCAGGCACCACCACCAGCCAGCCTGGGCACATTGCTTTCAGCTTTCTAGATCTTAACATTTCCAGCAGAAGGGAAGCGATGCCAGGATGCAGCTGACAAACAAGCCCTCAGATCTCTGCCAGCTTGCCTCGAAGCACACACGCAGAACAGGCAGAGAGCTCCCTGTGTGCACAGCCCAGATGGGCCACGGCATTCCCTGGGAGAGCTGCCGGCTTCCACCCACCCCATCGTTTTGCCTTCCATCCTCTGAGGAGTTCCATTTCCAGAGGCACGTGGAGATGAGCTCATCTCACAGCCACACGCAGAGCAGTAATTCAgcaccagctctgcacagcagccCATGACTCAGTTTCTTGGGGCTGAACGgcaattcagagaaaaaaaaaaaaaaaaaggggggcaACCATCTCCCGAGGAGCAAAATCACTGCGTGGGCAGTCACGGGATGCTGAGGCCAGAACGGGGACTAACAAACAGCGGCCAAGGAGCCAGACACCCCCAGGCAGGGAGCAAGCAGCTGCGTGTGTGCTTCAGGAAGGGGGGTGCAGAGCAAGCAGCCCACAAAGAAGCACCTTGTAGCAGGAAATGGCACGCAGCACGGCAGGATTAGCACGGTACAGGGTTACTGCCCCGCACCCTGACAGCCCGTACCAAAAGAATTGATGGCATCTCATCACAGCCCTGCCCTCGGCAGCATTTTAACAGTGTGGAGATTCCACAGAGGGCCCACGCTGCTGAGAAACGCAGCTGCTTCTTCACTTACCTTTGAGACTGAAGGTGCGACAGGTCGATGGTTGTGTCTGGGTAATCTAcctcttcttccttcacttCACTCTTCGGCTCTGGATGTTCCACTTCATCCTCAGATTCACCATCGTCCTCTTCGGAGTCCCCCTCCGGCGCAGGAGGGGTGTTTGCTCTGCCCTGGTCGAGGTCAGCAACGCCCTCATCCCGATTATTCTCAGGCACGGCTTCCACATCTTCCGGTGCTTCCTCacactctgctttttcttcttcactgctgctgtcccctcctTCTACGGTGCACAGGTGAGGAAAACACAGCTCACGTTAGGAGTGCCCGAGGCAGCCAGGTCTGCTTGTCAGCAGCGCACACAGAGCCCACATCACACCCACCGTACCGAGCAGCTCCACTTCTTCCGACACCAGCTCACTGGCGCTACTGGAAACCGTTTCGAGATCCTCATCCTGTACTTTGACCTTCCTCTCCTCTCGGTGCCTCCAAACGCAGCTTTCGTCCACCTACCAACAGGGGCACCTCCACGTTaggccagcaccagccccgaTAAAGCTCGCCAGCCCACGCAGAGCACACCCGACTCAGCTTTATGCTCTCCCTTGGAACGCTTCCTGCAGTTCCAAGGGCAGAAAACTAAACCAGCACCTTCAAACCTCAGTCTGACAACCTGGAAAGCACAGCTAGCGAGGAGGCAGCTGCACAACCAGCAGACTCTCCctaaacacacacattttcaaaCATATAAAAATCCCGCAGACAGTAAAGTTTGCTAGTTCGTAACAGGGTCTGTTTGCTTTAAATCAAGAcagggaaaaatggaaatacgAGGAGAGTAACCTTCAGCAAGACACATTTTATGGGATTTGTcccagtgaggaaaaaaagactagaAATTAAGTCTCCCACAGCTCAAAACAAATTGCAAAAGCCAGCAGGATGTGCACAGAGGAAGCAGTACCTTAAACAAGAAGCTAAAGCCCATCATCAGGTATGAAGGTGGAAGAAAATTCTTCTTCcctgaaaaacaaaggcagatTCTCATGAAGAGGTTTAACAGCAGTGTTAAACGATGCCTTTTCAAAACTCCTTTTTATTAGAGGCTTTAGGCTGCCAGAAATTACACCAAGGCTTGTTCTAGCTCTTGGATGACAACAGGGGAAACACTCAGCTAGCGATCTGCTGTCCAGGGTCCAGCTTGCAGACGCTGCAGCACCCGGTGTTCCTTACAAACTGCTCGGGACACTTTGAGAAGATCGGGATCTGCCGGCTGCCACAGAGAGGGGGACAGCTCAGCTGAATTCCTGCCACCACGGGACAGCACAGCATCTTCAGACAAAAGGGGTGCCCCAGCCCTAggggtgcccaaggccaggctggatggggctgggggcagcctgggctgggacagggggccctgcccatggcaggggctggaATTAGGTGGGCTGTGAGGTGggcttccagcccaaaccagcctgtggttctgtgaaaaTGCCTAATGTCAAAGTCACACAGTTCCTTTGTGTCTCACCTCGGATCATGAAGCTTCCAGTGGTCAGGTATTCTCCTGTAGGTGCAGTTTTAGAAACCTAAAAAGCACGATACGGATTTTATAAAGAGTGTCTGTAAGAGGAGACCAGCACTGTGCAATAACAGCACTAGCAGGAGCAACGTCCAAGCAAGACACATTTTTAACTTATGGGAACAGCTCGGTAGGAGGACTCTGTACCCAAGGGTTTCCTTCTGCCCTTTGTAGGATATTTTCCTAAGAGATGTTTCAGTTCAATCACACAATGATTTTACAAGTCCTGGGTGAGGACCTGGGCTAGTGAGGCAGTAAGAACACAGAAAGCACCTCGACCTTCAGTTTAACGTGATCTCTCTGCCCTTAGAGTGGAGTTGCTTGGAAGCAGACTGAGACCATAGCTAATGCACAAGCTAGAAGCccaactgagaaaaaaaaagaaaaaagaaaattcctcTTTAATGAAAGTGCTTCCTCTCTGGTATCAAGAAGCCAAGCTTGCAATATTTCTTGTTGTGGTCACATCAGGTCAGAGGTGACTCCTCCAACCCTGCCCTAAGCGCAGCAGAGCCAGGGAGAACTCAAGGACTGGTATCAGGGAACAGGAATTTCATCCCCATCCATCAGTTCCCCCCCAGAGACACTCCAtctgcagccccacaccacTTCCTTCGGATGTTCCACCTGCACAGGTCACGCTCGGGTGTCCTTACCTGGTTGTGGGAGACCCACCAAGCACTGGTGACAACCCGGGCATCCCAGGCAGCGCTGTAGCACAAGGCCATCGTGCCTGCCTCCGTCAGGGTCCGCGGAGGAATGGGTTCCCCTGCAACAGTCACAGCCAACACACCAGTTAAATCAACTACAAACACAACAGATGAGGCTCCCCAGCTTCCACACGCCCCCCGATCCAGAACGTGTCCTTCCCAGGGGCACGTGGCTAAGCTGGACGGACCTGGGGGTGGTGGTTGAGAAGAAATTCAACATAAGATGTGTGCTTgtagcccagaaagccacccATGGCCtgggctgcaccagcagcaacatggcagcagggagagggaggggatcgtgcccctttgctctgctctcgtgaggccccacctggagccctgcacccagctctggggccaGAGGGAGTCAGGGAgtgtggtgataggacaaggggaatggctttaaactaaaagaggggaggtttagattagatatgaggaggaaattctttactctgagggtggtgaggcactggaacagggtgCCCAGAGAAGGTGgggatgtcccatccctggaggtgttcaaggccaggctggatggggctgggggcagcctgatTTAGTGGCAGGTGTCCCTACCAATGCAGGGGGGGTGGAACTAGGGGATCTTTCaggtccattccaacccaaaccgttctatGATAAGCAGCATCACCAGCTGGTCTTCAcagctccccagcaggagctgaagcCCTGCCACTGCTCCTCCCTCAGCTCTGcaagggagcaggagcagcgctGCTCACAGCTCGAGGCCAATTTTTGCCACCTCCCGGGACTGGGGCACAGGCAggtttgcacagctggtccccCATCAAGTTGATAACAACTTGATTTTGGAGGCAGCGATGCCCCTCACGTCCTAACTGAGCCatctgctggagctgggtgctgcagcgTGGGGGGAAGGCAGCTCGCAGGGCTGGACGCAGCCACGCAGTGAGGACACCACCAGCCTGCAGGGCCCTGACATCCCTCcaagcccctgcagcagccccacaaCGTACCTGTCGGGTTCTTGATCACACAGCTCGTGGCTCCATGGAGGTCAGCATGCACGTATATGTCCCCTGAAAAAGAAGTGACTCGAATCAGTCGTGTACAGGGTAATTCCACAGGTCAGTAGAGCTAAGGTAAAAAAGGTTCCCAGCTTCAGAGGGAAACAGCCCTTTTGTCTGCAAGGAGCAGGATGGGAAGAGGACCTGGAAGTCTTTTAatcctccccagctgccccaaGAAGGATCAGCTCCTTTGCTCCTTAACAGACACTTGTCCTGCAGCGCTGGAGGGTCCACTCGCCCCCAGCCCTCCAGTAACAACACACACGCAGCCTCCAGGCCTCACCAGCACCAAAGCCCCTTTACCTGAGGCTCGAGCTAAGAACAAACCAGGCAGACCTTGCTGTGTCGTTCTCAGACAACTGGAAAACGAGACAGAAAGCTGATACACCCCGCTCAGTCATGCTCACCTGGCTTAAGATAGCGCTTTACAATTATCTCATTCTGCTGCTGATCTCTCCCAGCAATGACAAGGTAATTCTCCGAGCTGACGAACCACAGGAACTTCTCAAACCTGCCAAATTACATCAATCCATGGGGGGAAAACCACATTGGGCTAGCAGAATGTTCCAGAGGTACTTTTTTGTGTCAAAGTCTGAGAATACACAACTTAGTATCTGTTGCTTATAAAAAGACACTACAAATAGTGTCATTACCATTGGCATGCCTGTGGCATGGAAACAAGACACGGTACAAATATAACATCACTGCCAACAGTATTTTGAGATGAAATAAATACTGTCACCACCAAGTCCAGCTGCctcctatttattttaataatttacttATTAGACTATAAAAAGCTTTGTTGAAACATTTTTGATCTACTGTTACTATTTCACAGATGCTGAGCTGCCAGAAAGTAACAGCCAAGTTCCCCAGTTTTACTAAACCCATCTTCCTAGCTTTGTTAAAAGCCAGAAACTCAGCTAAATTTTAAGTCCAGCTCCACTGAAAGGAACTTTTCCAGACAAAGGCTCTAACGGGATCAAGCCAACAACTTAAAGCAGCAGCTGTAAAGAGACTCGATACGAGGTGCAGAGTTTAGCTCCACTTCTCAGCCAGTGAAGTCAGCCTGACGCAGGTGTTTTAAATTGATGCATGCTCACAACACGTTAGACAATGACAACAAAACTGTACTTGCCAATAGACCTTCCTTGCTTTCTGAATGGTGGTAACCGTCTGAACTTCCTTCAGCGTCTGCTTTGTCTTCTTCTCAGCTGATTTAAACGCCTGTTTAGACAGAAAGCATGACCCTGATCAGCCAGCACAGGAATCATAAAATTGCTAACCAAACAACAGGAAAGATGGGAGaagtttctctatttttttttccagagtgcAGGCTCCACATACAGCCTGCATTCTCTTAAGGCACAAAAGCACATCTAAAATCTTCATAAATCTCTGCCCCACGTAAGTGGCCCCTGAAAAGATTATCAGCTATCTGATCATATGGAAAATCATACTGATTTTCCACCCCTGTCACTGCAATTACTGGTTTGTCAGTACCTTCACCGGGCACTTGTCTCAAGTGTTCATAATGCTAACAAAACAATACAGGAGAGGTCTTCAATCCTCTATTCAGTCACCTTAAGAGCTTAACAATAAAACAaccttgctgctgtttttttccccccacttttCATGTCTCATTAGCACTACCTCAACTACATCAGGATTTTCCACTTATCAGTGACAGGgactttgcttttaattatcatctaaaaatgagaaaaaaaaaaataccttttctgcAGCTTCTACTGTCTTCTGCGTTTTCTTAGCTGCATGTCTCTTGTGATCATAGTACCTGCAAAAGAGAAGCTTGTTTATGATTTAACATGCTGggatttctaatatttttaggACATATGATGTATTTCTCAGGGTTCTTTACATTTGTACTAAAGTTCGGTTCTGACGAAGTATTTCTAGCTCAGATCTTTAGTTTGGCCTTTCCCTGAGAAAAGCAACCAAATTGTGAAACTTCCCTTCTGAGACTGAAGGAACACGGTGTTTGCACTGCTGTGTGACGAGAAGCAGCCACTCTGTGTCACTGTGCAGAACTGTACTCAAAATTAAAGCGCTGCAAtagctggagagcagccacaACACTGAGATAACAGGACCAGGAAAACGCGCATCCTAAACTCAGGGCATCTACCCACTtccattgttatttttaaaaagctatgcACAGAGCCTTTCCTATGATGTTACCACCACCAACTGAAGGCACACAGAAAATTTCTACCAGCAAAGCACAGTTTTCTGTAAGCCTTACTTTTTGGCGTTGGCATACGCAGACAAACTGAGATCAACATCGACCAGTGAcggtttgtttttctgaggcTTCTTcaactgcttgtttttatttttcttctttttcccctttggctcttctgtttcttctttcactaaatcagcatcctcctcctcttcttcctcttcagatAACACATACGGGTTCCTAAAAAAACATGACATCATGTGATTGAGATAAGagaaacagttgttttttaaCCATAGTGCAATGCATTTTTACTTCTCGTCTCTCATGAGGACTGGAAATGGCCTAAAGAACCCTTTTCACTATGAAACCATTTTCACCATGCAGCCACAGGAAGGCTCCAGGATGCAACGCACACAGGTTTGTATCTTAGAGTAAACCACACTTcggagaaaaaaggaaacaaaagcacaaaataaagagGTCACATTTCCCAATCCAAGGAAGTGACATTTTCCAAGGCAGCTTTTTCTATCAAAAGATACACATCCACACTACCAATCTAACGAAAAGGCCAAacttaaaacaaagaacaagtCTGAAGATCTACTTGCATGAAGTAAAGAAACGCACAATGTTATGCCTGATCACATGAAAAGAGAGCAGTTGTGCTGTCACAGTGACTCAGGgaacagcacagcagtgcactggtttaaaacctttaaaaaaaataatcagaattgCAGAATCCCAGCATGGCTGAGGTTGAAAGGGactctggaggtcacctgggCCATCCTCCTCGCTCACGCAGGGCCCAAAATATCCGTGCCACTGTTTTTAAGCAGTTATGCTGAGCACACATCAGATGGCTTTGTATTTGCTTCTCACCAGTACATTAAATCCTGCTCTACCTGGCTATGCTGTCTGCGTAACAAAAGGCAATGGAGGAGCATAAAATAACGTCCTTTGTAAAAGGAAAGACATCTCCACAGTCTCCTGTACTACAGAAGCATAATTCAACAACTGGGGGACTGACTGAGCTGGTCGATCAGCGCAGTGATTGTTACCTGCTAATGAGACAGACAGAGGTCACAGCTGCAAACAGACCTCGCTCCTGAAAGTGAGTTTACTTCACATagcaacatttttgaaaatgaagtaacTAAAAATTTGTAATTAACTTTGCAACATTACAGCTTTCATACCCAAAGTTCTAGctacaaaaaagaaattctaactttttttttttttttttttttaaatctctggaATCATGACACAGtatcaaatgttttttaaaaacactccAGATACGGTCTCACTGCCTGCTCTCTTGTCAGGACTTCCACAGCAATGAGCATCCAAACGTGAAGCTCACAACAGCTGCAGCCTTGAGCTGTCATCCTTTCAGTGAGCTGCCTCCACCATTGATAGAGGCAGGATCTCACATGGATTTTAGATGGAAGCAGAATAAAACGTACACAGTTAACTGCTGAGCAATACAATGGTTGGGACCTATACTGCTGCTTTTAGGACACCTTCCAATATTTTAGGATATAGTCAGCCAGActaaaaataccaaaacaaaagCTATTACAGTaaccaaattattatttttgaaagcaaaaaagaaagccCACTAAACTATGTTCTCTTCACAACGTTGTTAAGAAAACATCCGTAACAgttcagtaaagaaaaattgtattcAGTAAAGAAAATTTCAGTAACAATTCCTAAGCTAAAAAGATGGTGGGAGTACAACTCCCAGCACGCAGTCAGTCCTACTCACACTTGGTACACGTGCTCTGCAACGTACTCACCTCAGCAGCATCGTGATGTGATTTGTCTGAAGCTTTAATTCCTTGATTGCACTTGCAACGGGGTCCCCCTGTGCCTGAGCTTCCTTAACGATCGTTCCAATCTCTGTCCAGTCTATCTGGTTGGCCAAGGCGCTACGGACCACCTGGATGGCTCGGTCAACGATCTCCAAGTTCATCTCTATAAGTTCTCCTTTGATCTTATCAACTTCCTTAAGGTAAGAAAGAAATTTACACCCATTGAAGCTAAACACATACTaggcaatattttaaaaagtaatagtAGTAATTAATATTGAGACAGAATTCAAATATGGCACAGAACTGATCACAAGAGGCAATAGCCAACTTGTGTCTTGCAAGCAGAGCTGCACAAGCAAACTTTGGCAAGAGAGGTACAGAGCATTTGTAGGGGAGCAGAGACCCACTGGGCCAGCCCAGACTCCCTGGGGGGTACAGGGTGCTCACTGACAACAGAAGGCGTCGCTGTGGGTTCTAACACTGGCCACAGCAATCGTGACCAGCAGGTACAGTTCTTAAAGAAACATCTTGCATCTTCTTTGTTAAAAAGATCCCAGTCTTACCTGAGCTTGCTGAAGAGCTTCTAGCCTGTTCTCGTGATCCCTGCGgacattttcaagttttttcaatgcttgtttttcctttcaaagacaagtaaaatggaaaaatattatatctatatatatgtgACATCATCTCATCATCTAATCCCTGTGAGACACTCAGTACAGCATtccaacaaagaaaaacacaacagcattaGACGCAAAGTTTCCAAAGTACTGTTGTTACTTCAACTCTGCATACAAGCAATTGCTGCATTATGCAGTTTGAAATCTGTACCACATCATTTCCGTACCACAAATAAGTAAACACCACCTTCCCCACCCCAAGCTACAGAGACCAAGGGCCCTAAAGAAGCATTTGAAGCTCAGAGAGCCACCTCAGCTGTTCCAGCCCGGGTGAGAGCATACCTGCTGCAAGGCTTTCAGGTCAATTTTCTGTCCCTCTAGCTTGGAGTAGAATTCATCTGCTGCCtacaagagaaaagcagtttttaagATCTCCAAGTTGCACTGACTGATACCTGCAACAAGCAGGCAGAGGAGGTTTTCCTCAAGAGCTGACTGCAAAGCACTAAGAAGAGACATGCTAAAATGGGGTTCAACAACTTCCTCCAGCTCACCTTTGCCTGAGATGAGTTCAGCAAGGCACTCTAGGTTATGTCTCACTACAAACAGTGGGCCACACACAACAGAAAATAGCTGGCCAAGCTGGACCCTCATTTTTTGTTAAGAAATGATTAAAAGGAACCTGCTGTTGCATACTGTGTGCAGCCATTTAATCTGCAGAACAATTCTAGACCTGTGTGCCCTGAATCCCTGCTGCTTCAATaggtcagttaaaaaaaataaaatacagaaatcctAGAAACTAAGCCTAAGAACCGTCCCTGATGGGACGCTCCCGTTCCCAAACActgattaaaacaaaaggagAGGAAGGTTTTAAGGCTGCTTAGACCATCAGTGCTGTGAAGGAGATGACAGAAATTCAGCCAGGAAGCAGGGCAGGAAAGTAACATGGGAACTCTGAAGATCAAGGTTAGGAACACGCAGTTAATGATTCCAGATAATGTTAACAAGGACCAGGAAGGACAACACTCAAGGAAACACTAAACCAGATGCCTCGGGCTTTCAAAGGGGTCGCTGCAGTGAAAGCTCATCTCTGGTGAGAGCTCAGCATCTGAACTCTCCACTAACAAAACATTTGGCTGTCACCAGTCCGGGTTAACAGCTTGGCACATTCCATGCACACCCAAATTCAGTGCCACGTGCCATCATTTCAGCTGCAGGACCTACTAACCAAGCCAGCAGACAGCACCACTCAACAGCAGCCTAAAGGCCCTGTTTTATTTGGCCTTTTATGTGTAAAACTTCTATCCATAAAATTAATCACCTTTTCCAAGCTCTATGTTTTCACTATCAACTTTTGCACCGCTTTTTAATTACTCTTCTTAGCATCAGTCAATTAAAGCACTTAAGTACAGCATCAGCAAAAGCACTGTACCTTATTGAATGAGTCAAATTCCAAGTACGGACATTTTGAATgttgagaaaacaagaaaggatGAAATTCCTCATATCtgtaaaatacacatttgaTATTATCACCTGAAAACTAATTTAGGTTATGCAGActagaaaaacaggaaataaacatttcagataTTTACGTGTAGATATCTTCTGCGGGTTTATCTGGTTCCAAGCTcggctttttctcctttttctggaTAATGTAACCCTAAAGGAATGGATAAATATGACATCAgcatttgtctttgaaaatgatCCCCTTTAAGTTGGCAAAGCAGCCAGTTTCAGGTGCTGACCTCCTGATCAGCACGAGACAGTACTTCACTTTAGCTGGGAGACTTTATGGCAAAAGCAACGTGACATCTTATTCCTCCAGAAAAGGTGAACTTATTTTAGGAACCTCAGAACTGCCCAAGTTGAGTGGTGCAGTCGatagagaaggaagggaagccatccaaagggacctgggcaAGCTTGAGAACTGGGCCCTCGTGAACCCAATGAGGTTCACCAAGTCCAAGttcaaggtgctgcacctgggtcagggcaatggttttaaactaagaagggagatttagattcgatgttaggaagaaatccttcactcagagagtggtgaggccctggcacaggctgcccagagaagctgtggctgccccatccctgaaggtgtcCATGactaggttggaagaggccctgggcaacctgatgtAACAGGacgtgtccctgcccatggcagggggggctggaactgggtggtctttaaggccccttccaaccccagACATTCTGTGAATCCACCCTACAAATTAGCACACAAACGCAGGGCTGACAGGCAGAACAGCGTTACCTACCATCAGAGCACAAGTGCAGTTCTCCTAGGACCTACATCACCTGctcataaattatttaattgctGTACATTGTGTGCAAGGAGGTTGTTTGTATTACCCAACACCACCAGGAGCACAAGCTCCCAGAACAAAACCTGAAGCTGGTAACCCCAGAACAGGCACATTGTGAACAATAACTGCCCACTAGTTTAATTCTGCAGTTCCTGCGTGACTGCTAACCAAGTTGCCCAGCTGAGACCAACCTTTCCGCTGAAGTCATCCGTTAGTGCCATatattct
This region includes:
- the NEMF gene encoding ribosome quality control complex subunit NEMF isoform X2; this translates as MKGRFGTIDIRALLAELRRSLLGMRVSNVYDVDNKTYLIRLQKPDCKATLLVESGIRIHTTEFEWPKNMMPSSFAMKCRKHLKTRRLVSVKQLGIDRIVDFQFGSNEAAYHLIIELYDRGNIVLTDHEYLILNILRFRTDEADDVRFAVRERYPVDSAKGPAPLPTVERLTEIISNAPKGEQLKRVLNPHLPYGATLIEHCLIEAGFSGSVKIDQNLENKENIEKILTALEKAEEYMALTDDFSGKGYIIQKKEKKPSLEPDKPAEDIYTYEEFHPFLFSQHSKCPYLEFDSFNKAADEFYSKLEGQKIDLKALQQEKQALKKLENVRRDHENRLEALQQAQEVDKIKGELIEMNLEIVDRAIQVVRSALANQIDWTEIGTIVKEAQAQGDPVASAIKELKLQTNHITMLLRNPYVLSEEEEEEEDADLVKEETEEPKGKKKKNKNKQLKKPQKNKPSLVDVDLSLSAYANAKKYYDHKRHAAKKTQKTVEAAEKAFKSAEKKTKQTLKEVQTVTTIQKARKVYWFEKFLWFVSSENYLVIAGRDQQQNEIIVKRYLKPGDIYVHADLHGATSCVIKNPTGEPIPPRTLTEAGTMALCYSAAWDARVVTSAWWVSHNQVSKTAPTGEYLTTGSFMIRGKKNFLPPSYLMMGFSFLFKVDESCVWRHREERKVKVQDEDLETVSSSASELVSEEVELLEGGDSSSEEEKAECEEAPEDVEAVPENNRDEGVADLDQGRANTPPAPEGDSEEDDGESEDEVEHPEPKSEVKEEEVDYPDTTIDLSHLQSQRSLQKIVPKEEEPSLSDSKSQGRRHLSAKERREMKKKKQQNDSENMEPPEEKQKEPEPQRPPAPNATKGVPAPQPIKRGQKSKMKKMKEKYKDQDEEDRELIMKLLGSAGSNKEEKGKKGKKGKTKESTVKKQQQKPKSGHRGAGGGKEMLPGGVLLHESQDPALEEQQDEKDDQEQDQPGVEEAVALLDSLTGQPHPEDILLFAVPICAPYTAMTNYKYKVKLTPGTQKKGKAAKIALHNFMQSKEATAREKDLFRSVKDTDLSRNIPGKVKVSAPNLLNRKKK
- the NEMF gene encoding ribosome quality control complex subunit NEMF isoform X1; this encodes MRSGPGRAGPGRRRHEGPLRYHRYPCAAGRAPPQLAGNESEQCLRCGQQDLSHPAAEVRIAVTPLTRSLPDCKATLLVESGIRIHTTEFEWPKNMMPSSFAMKCRKHLKTRRLVSVKQLGIDRIVDFQFGSNEAAYHLIIELYDRGNIVLTDHEYLILNILRFRTDEADDVRFAVRERYPVDSAKGPAPLPTVERLTEIISNAPKGEQLKRVLNPHLPYGATLIEHCLIEAGFSGSVKIDQNLENKENIEKILTALEKAEEYMALTDDFSGKGYIIQKKEKKPSLEPDKPAEDIYTYEEFHPFLFSQHSKCPYLEFDSFNKAADEFYSKLEGQKIDLKALQQEKQALKKLENVRRDHENRLEALQQAQEVDKIKGELIEMNLEIVDRAIQVVRSALANQIDWTEIGTIVKEAQAQGDPVASAIKELKLQTNHITMLLRNPYVLSEEEEEEEDADLVKEETEEPKGKKKKNKNKQLKKPQKNKPSLVDVDLSLSAYANAKKYYDHKRHAAKKTQKTVEAAEKAFKSAEKKTKQTLKEVQTVTTIQKARKVYWFEKFLWFVSSENYLVIAGRDQQQNEIIVKRYLKPGDIYVHADLHGATSCVIKNPTGEPIPPRTLTEAGTMALCYSAAWDARVVTSAWWVSHNQVSKTAPTGEYLTTGSFMIRGKKNFLPPSYLMMGFSFLFKVDESCVWRHREERKVKVQDEDLETVSSSASELVSEEVELLEGGDSSSEEEKAECEEAPEDVEAVPENNRDEGVADLDQGRANTPPAPEGDSEEDDGESEDEVEHPEPKSEVKEEEVDYPDTTIDLSHLQSQRSLQKIVPKEEEPSLSDSKSQGRRHLSAKERREMKKKKQQNDSENMEPPEEKQKEPEPQRPPAPNATKGVPAPQPIKRGQKSKMKKMKEKYKDQDEEDRELIMKLLGSAGSNKEEKGKKGKKGKTKESTVKKQQQKPKSGHRGAGGGKEMLPGGVLLHESQDPALEEQQDEKDDQEQDQPGVEEAVALLDSLTGQPHPEDILLFAVPICAPYTAMTNYKYKVKLTPGTQKKGKAAKIALHNFMQSKEATAREKDLFRSVKDTDLSRNIPGKVKVSAPNLLNRKKK